In Triticum aestivum cultivar Chinese Spring chromosome 5B, IWGSC CS RefSeq v2.1, whole genome shotgun sequence, the following proteins share a genomic window:
- the LOC123110396 gene encoding protein NAR1 has translation MSSSRFSPALQASDLNDFIAPSQDCVVSLNKNSAASRLPIKKKQVVVSTKPPEESVKISLKDCLACSGCITSAETVMLEKQSLDDFVTRTNSGKTVIVSVSPQSRASLAAFFGLSQSQVFRKLTALFKSMGVKAVYDTSSSRDLALIEACNEFISRYKLSQLSSDKEVGTSLPVLSSACPGWICYAEKTLGSYILPYISSVKSPQQVIGAAIKHHMVEKLGLKPYDVYHVTVMPCYDKKLEAVRGDFVFSVEEKEVTEVDSVLTTGEVLDLIQSKSVDFKTMEESPLDRLLTNVDDDGHLYGVSGGSGGYAETIFRYAARALFNREIEGPLDFKILRNSDFREVTLEVEGSPVLKFALCYGFRNLQNIVRKVKMGKCEYQFIEVMACPSGCLNGGGQIKPAKGQSPKDLIQQLESVYTQDVSVSNPFDNPIAKRLYDDWLVQPGSDNAKRYLHTQYHPVVKSVTSQLQNW, from the exons ATTAAAAAAAAGCAAGTTGTGGTGAGTACaaaacctccagaagaatcggtcaAGATTTCTCTCAAGGACTGTTTGGCTTGCAG TGGTTGCATAACATCAGCAGAGACAGTTATGCTTGAGAAGCAAAGCTTGGATGACTTCGTTACTCGCACCAACTCCGGCAAAACCGTCATCGTATCTGTATCTCCCCAGTCAAGAGCATCATTAGCTGCATTCTTTGGTCTTTCTCAGTCACAG GTTTTCCGAAAACTAACTGCTCTGTTCAAGTCGATGGGCGTGAAGGCAGTGTATGATACAAGTAGTAGTCGAGATCTGGCCCTAATTGAAGCATGCAATGAATTTATTTCACGCTATAAGCTGAGTCAATTGTCTAGCGACAAAGAAGTTGGAACCAGTCTTCCTGTGCTTTCATCTGCATGTCCAG GCTGGATATGCTATGCTGAAAAGACTCTTGGTTCATATATCTTGCCCTACATCTCATCTGTAAAGAGTCCCCAACAAGTGATTGGTGCAGCTATCAAGCATCACATGGTTGAAAAACTTGGTCTCAA GCCGTATGATGTATATCATGTTACTGTGATGCCCTGTTATGATAAAAAACTTGAAGCTGTCCGGGGCGACTTTGTTTTCTCAGTGGAAGAAAAGGAAGTTACAGAGGTGGACTCGGTATTGACAACTGGTGAAGTGTTGGACTTGATACAG TCCAAATCTGTTGATTTCAAGACAATGGAGGAATCTCCTTTGGACAGATT ATTaacaaatgttgatgatgatggtcATCTATATGGGGTTTCTGGTGGCTCGGGTGGTTATGCGGAAACCATCTTTCGTTATGCAGCACGTGCGCTCTTTAATAGGGAAATAGAAGGCCCACTTGATTTCAAAATCTTGCGAAATTCAGATTTCCGTGAAGTTACGCTGGAG GTGGAGGGCAGTCCTGTTTTGAAGTTTGCCCTTTGTTACGGGTTCAGAAACCTACAGAACATTGTTAGGAAGGTTAAGATGGGAAAATGTGAATACCAGTTTATTGAGGTTATGGCTTGCCCTTCAG GTTGTCTGAATGGGGGAGGCCAAATAAAACCTGCTAAAGGCCAATCTCCCAAGGATCTCATCCAACAACTAGAGAGTGTGTACACGCAAGAT GTATCAGTATCCAACCCCTTTGATAACCCGATTGCGAAAAGATTATACGATGATTGGCTCGTCCAACCCGGTTCAGACAATGCAAAGAGGTACTTGCACACGCAGTATCACCCCGTGGTGAAAAGCGTCACTTCGCAGCTGCAAAACTGGTGA